A genomic window from Centroberyx gerrardi isolate f3 chromosome 14, fCenGer3.hap1.cur.20231027, whole genome shotgun sequence includes:
- the rassf11 gene encoding ras association domain-containing protein 8: MEVKVSVAGVPRVVCGVTEKTTCQEVVIVLAQALGQPGRYTLREKFKDFERSMMPNERLLESLEKYGQQAREVQLTLLHNGPSLWEGMSRAKGGRYQACPQMRKKDAGARMRRGSGSLSLQRQSLPPLSRLRHGAEQPPEDQKRPKRKSLTLMEEAWGWLESLSKGKVHHSACDKESSKKSDKRNRSSVDVSVTVDKDTSAPGSFLSRVRGQKSLKSNSDHQTSCCMGNQTRDKESKRSKKTPGAKSDHLPISSCAKKIEDEKNSLRETIMCQLTRLQDLQVQIEYVDNQIRELEGQQKARKAEQEAHQKIIEEETEQIQFWENELKAEEGYEKDLQHQFLEMREKAVECKAKLEEYKRKMPGLDFSGAQKVAQEDSEMIPRNGGANAATEILTVSTKVLNQQRSDPDGDVNIDRKFPPREDSNVPHALVPPNQIKERRPTGPTELREWWARWSEAQSSKSETRRKVMHRSELTIYLGSTKV; encoded by the exons ATGGAAGTGAAGGTATCTGTGGCTGGCGTCCCACGCGTGGTCTGTGGTGTTACCGAGAAAACAACCTGTCAAGAAGTGGTCATAGTGTTGGCTCAAGCCCTCG GTCAGCCAGGACGTTACACATTACGAGAGAAGTTCAAAGACTTTGAGCGGAGCATGATGCCCAATGAACGCCTTCTGGAGTCGCTTGAGAAGTACGGTCAGCAGGCCAGGGAGGTCCAGCTCACTCTGCTTCACAACGGACCCTCTCTCTGGGAAGGAATGAGCAGAGCAAAAGGCGGCAGATACCAGGCTTGCCCgcagatgagaaagaaagatgcaggGGCAAGAATGCGGAGGGGTAGTGGGTCACTAAGTTTGCAGCGGCAAAGCTTGCCACCATTGTCCCGTTTGCGACATGGAGCTGAGCAGCCACCAGAGGACCAGAAAAGACCTAAAAGAAAATCTCTGACACTCATGGAGGAGGCCTGGGGATGGCTGGAGAGTCTAAGTAAAGGCAAAGTTCACCATTCTGCCTGTGATAAAGAGAGCAGTAAGAAGAGTGATAAAAGGAATCGTAGCTCCGTGGATGTTTCTGTCACTGTTGACAAGGATACCTCAGCTCCAGGTAGTTTTTTGAGCAGAGTCAGAGGTCAAAAAAGTTTAAAATCAAACTCGGATCATCAAACGTCCTGCTGCATGGGAAATCAGACAAGGGATAAGGAAAGCAAACGTTCCAAGAAAACTCCAGGAGCAAAATCTGATCATCTGCCCATTTCAAGCTGTGCTAAGAAGATTGAAGATGAGAAAAATAGTCTACGAGAAACCATAATGTGCCAACTCACTCGTTTGCAAGATTTACAGGTCCAGATAGAATATGTAGACAACCAGATTAGGGAGCTTGAGGGACAACAGAAGGCCAGGAAAGCTGAGCAGGAGGCCCACCAGAAAATTATTGAAGAAGAGACTGAACAGATCCAGTTTTGGGAGAATGAATTAAAGGCAGAGGAAGGGTATGAGAAAGATTTGCAGCATCAGTTCCTGGAGATGAGGGAGAAGGCTGTTGAGTGCAAAGCCAAATTGGAGGAGTACAAACGCAAAATGCCAGGGCTTGATTTCTCTGGGGCTCAAAAAGTTGCGCAAGAGGATTCAGAAATGATTCCAAGAAATGGCGGTGCAAATGCTGCCACTGAGATTCTGACTGTTTCAACTAAGGTCCTCAATCAGCAAAGATCTGATCCAGACGGTGATGTAAATATTGACAGGAAGTTCCCGCCCAGAGAGGACTCCAATGTTCCTCATGCTCTAGTTCCTCCCAACCAGATAAAGGAACGACGGCCCACAGGGCCCACTGAACTCAGGGAATGGTGGGCACGCTGGTCTGAAGCCCAAAGCTCCAAATCAGAGACCAGAAGGAAGGTGATGCATCGATCTGAGCTCACAATATATCTGGGCAGTACCAAGGTTTAA